Proteins encoded in a region of the Candidatus Bathyarchaeum sp. genome:
- a CDS encoding winged helix-turn-helix domain-containing protein, whose protein sequence is MIDEKQLEQVSATFSALGSPTRLKIIELVSETQRPLHIKAVAQVLKKDYAAVYRHIGVLEDSGLVGVYDVGRSRVIYLKNSELVKQCVNAVKKMF, encoded by the coding sequence ATGATCGATGAAAAGCAACTAGAACAAGTTTCTGCAACATTCAGTGCCCTAGGTAGCCCAACAAGACTAAAAATCATAGAATTAGTAAGCGAAACCCAACGACCCCTCCACATTAAAGCGGTTGCCCAAGTGTTAAAAAAAGACTACGCAGCAGTTTATAGACACATTGGAGTGCTAGAAGACTCGGGTTTAGTTGGAGTTTATGATGTTGGACGTTCCCGCGTTATTTATCTAAAAAATAGTGAGCTTGTTAAACAGTGTGTTAATGCAGTAAAGAAAATGTTTTAA